The Rhizobium oryzihabitans genomic sequence AGCCCGCCGAGCAGGTCCATGAACAGTCCGGTATTGACCACATAGGGCCTGAAAAGGGTCTGCGCGCCAAGATCTGCCAGCACGCAGAGACTTGCGCCGACAAGGGCGGAAGCGGGTAAAGCGAGCGTGAAATTCACCCCAACCAGCGGCCGGACCATATGCGGAACGATGAGGCCGACGAAGCCGATCGGGCCGCAGATCGCCACGGCTGACCCGGAGGCCAGCATGGTGGCGAACAGTGCGATGCGGGAAACGCGTGTGACGTTGACGCCGGCGGAGGCGGCTTTTTCCGCACCCAGCAGAACGAGCGTCAGCGGACGGGCGACTGACCAGAGCATTACCAGCGCAATGGCGCCAATCCACCAGAAATCGCTGAGGCGTCCAGCATAAACGTGGTTGATGTTGCCGCCAACCCAGCTCAGGAATTCGGCGCGGCGTGTGGGGTTTGACAAAAGGAGGGCGTTGGTGATGCCGATCAGCAGCATGGAGACAAGCGCACCGGAAAGGATGAGCGACAGGCCGCGCGGATCGTTTGCCCGCCCTGCCAGCCGGGCGACGAGAAAGCAGGCGCCAAAGCCGAAACCGGCGCCTGCCAACGCCGCAAGCCCCTGCACCTCTGGAGAGAGATCGAACACCAGCGTGCCGGCAACCACAAACAGTGCTGCACCGGCATTCAAGCCCAGGGTGGAGGGCGAGGCGAGAGGATTGCGGGCAAGTCCCTGCAGCACGCAGCCGCTGACGGCCGTGGTGGCGCCGACATAGATCGCAATCAGGGAGCGCGGGATCTGCTGATAGAGGAGGACCGACTGTTCATAGGTTTCGGCCTCCCCACGCAGGAGCGTTGTCGCGATTTCGGCAAGTGGCAGGTCGCCAGCCATCAGCAAGAGGTTGATGACGAGGATAACGGCCAGCAGCAGCACGGCGGCAAAGATCAGCGTTATTTTCGATATCATGCCGGGATGGCCTGTTCCTGCCGCTCCAGCCGGGGTACGCAAATGAGCCGCCCCTGCCGGGAGAATATGTCGGCCTCGAGATCGAAGACATCAGCAACATTGGCTGATGTGACCGTATTCGCCACCGGCCCGGAGGCGAGAACCCGCCCGGCTTTCAGCATGATGAGGTCATCGGCGAAGGTGGAGGCGAGATTGAGATCGTGCAACACGACGATGACCGTCTTGCCGTGCCTGTCCGTCAGTTCGCGCACGAGGTTGAGAACGGCATATTGATATTTCATGTCGAGATGGTTGACCGGTTCGTCCATCAGGATCACCTCCGTGTCCTGCGCCAGCACCATGGCGATGAAGGCGCGCTGGCGCTGGCCGCCGGAGAGCGTGTTGACCTGCGCCTTGGCCTTGTCTTCCAGCCCGACGGTCTTCAGCGCCTCGGCAAACAGCGCCCGGTCGCGCTCGGATGGGCCGCCGCCAAGCCCGTAACGCGCATAACCCGCAAGCTCGATCAATTCGCCAAGCGTCATATAGTCAGGGCAATGGCATTCCTGCGGCAGATAGGCGATGCGGCGGGCGAGTTCCCGGCGTCCGATCTCGCCGATCAGGCGGTCATCAAGGCTTATCTTGCCGGATGAAAAAGGCACAAACCCCATGATGGTCTTCAACAGCGTCGACTTGCCACAACCGTTGGGGCCGACCAGCGCGGTGACGCGGCCGGATTGAAAGCGGGCAGACAGGCCCTGCAATACGGGGACGTGTCCGTAACTCGCATGAAGGTCCGTGGCATCAAGCACCGGATTACAACTCCTGTTATTCATAGGGCCGTGCGTCGAGACGACGCACGGATTATCTAAGTTTTTGAATTCACACATCGAACTTGCGGAAATCGGGTTTCATACCGGCAAGCGCGACAGGGTGGTCTTGAAGCAACACTAAACTATAGTAAAATTCTCCACAAATCGAAATTTGCCGATTCACATCGGGGATTTCGGAAGGATTTTTTCATTCGAGGTGTTTCATGTCAGTCGCGCGCAAGCTCCACATCGGCATGTCGCTGGCGCCAACCTGGCTCAGCGGCGAGGCATGGCGGCGTCAAGACAGCGGTATAGACGGGGTGTTCTCCAGCGATTATTTCGTCGATCTTGCAAAGCGTGCCGAGGCTGCGCATGTGGACTTCGTGTTCCGGCCCGATACGCTGTTTCTGCGCACCGAGGGGCTGGAGAGCGGTGGTGGATTTGCGAGCATGGACCCGACCATGCTTCTGGCGGCCATCGCACGGGAGACCAGCCATGTCGGCCTGTTATCCACCGTTTCGACGACATTTCTGCCGCCCTATGTGGTTGCTCGCCAGCTCCAGTCCCTGAACTGGCTGAGCAGCGGCCGGGCGGGCTGGAACATCGTCACGGCGCTGGACGGTCACGAAAATTTCGGCCTGACGGAAATGCCGTCGCCGCAGGAGCGTTATGAGCGGGCCGCCGAGTTCACGCAGGTGGTGCAGCAGCTCTGGGCGAGCTTTCCCAACGAGGCGCTGAAGCTCGACAAAGAGAGCGGACGTTTTGCCGATTCATCGCTGGTGCAGCCGGTCGCCCATGCGGGCAGGCACTTCAGCGTCAAAGGCCCGCTCAACCTGCCGGCCCATGCCAGCCGCATTCCGCTGGTGCAGGCGGGTGCTTCTCCCGAGGGGCGCGATTTTGCGGCGTCGGTGGCGGATGCGGTCTTTGCCTCGACGCCGGATATGCAGGCGGCAATCGAGTTGCGGGCGGATTTGCGACAAAGAGCGGAGCGGCATGGTCGCTCACCGGATGTGGTGAAGCTGATGCCGGGTCTCAGCCTTTATCTGGCGGACACGAAAAACGAGGCGCAGGAACTCTTTGCCGAGACCCATGCACGCGCCAATCGCGCCCGAATCTTCGCCTCCATTCATAATTTGACGGGCCTTGATCTCTCCGACTGGCCGCTCACGCGGATTGTCACCGCTTCGGATTTGCCGCCACCGCCCGAGACACCCAGAAGCCGCACCCATGCCAGCCTGCTGCTGCGGCTGATCGAGCGGGAAACGCTGAGCGTTGCGGAGTTGTTGCGGCGTCCGGAAGTGATGGGATCTGGCCACTGGCAGATCATCGGCACGGTTGACGATGCCTTCGAGAATATCCGCGAATGGGCAAAAGCCGGTGCTATCGACGGCTTTGTCGCGGTGCCCGGCGGTTCGGTCTCTTCGATGCGGCTGGTGCTGGAGCGGCTGCTTCCGAGGCTTGGTGATGCCGGGCTTTTCCGCACGGCCTATTCCGGCCGCACCTTCGCGGAACATCTGGCCGGGTAGGTTTACGATCCGCCGGATTCTGCCGTTGCCTTTCTGGCGGCTTCGAGAAGCTGCGGAAAATGCCCCTCGGTCTCGGCGGTGGCCAGAAATGATACGGTGGTGACGATGCAACAGATTTCGCCCTGGGCGTCGTAAACCGGGGCGGCCTTGCCGGTCAGGGCGGAAAACAGGTGTTCGTTGAGTTCCGCGCCGCCCGTTTCGCGAATGGCGTGCAGGACTTTGGCGTCCGGGCGGGAGCCGCGAAAGGCGGCGGGCTGCAACTTGCGCACCGCCGCTATCCTGTCAGCCGGCAGATAAGCCTGGAAAACCAGCCCGCAGGCGCTGTTATCCAGTGGTAGAACATCACCCAGCGCCACCGTGCTGATGGAGAAGCTGGCGCTCCTGTGCCACTGCACAACGGTCGGGCCGCGATCCGTCCAGATCGCCACGCCGCAACTGGCGCCGATCTGCGAGGCCAGCGCTTTCATCTGGCGACCGGCGGTCTCGACCGGATTGATTCGCCTGAGCGCACTGATGCCTATCGCGAGTGCGGTCGGGCCGAGATCGTAGCTGCCGGTTGCGGGATCCTGCGCCACCAGCCCTTCGCGCACCAGGCTTTGCAGGTAACGATGGGCAGTGGAGCGGCCGGTGCCGGCGCGTTTGGCGAGTTCGCCGAGTGCAAGCGCCCTGTCCGATTTTGCCAGAAGATCGAGAAAACGCGCAGCAATCGACACCGACTGAATGAGTGCAGAGCGCTTCTCTCCCTCGTTTTCCGGCAGATTGCCCAGCTCGTCATCCATGGCGCTCAAGCCCGTTCCCCCTTTTCGCGTGACCATGCCTAGCGCATCGGAGCGGAAATCGGAATCGATTTCTGAGCCGTTTCAACGTCTTCCCCTTGCGGTGCGGAAGGAGGCGACAAAGGAAACTCGATAAACTTTGTTGTAAATATGGCACATGCCGTTGCGGAACCCTGTGTGTCCGCAATACAGAACGCATTCTCTATTGCGAAACGGATAACGCTTCCGTTACTTGAATATGACTTTAATACTCATGTTTATTTAGGGGTGTGTGATGGGGTTTCGTTCTAGCGGCCGTTTGATGAGCGGGGTCAGCGTGTTGACGCTGGCGGCTTTGTTTGTGACGCCGGTTTTCGGTCAGGATCAGCAGGCTGAGGCCTCGGGAACGACCGTTCTCAAGCCGATTGTGGTGACCGGTGAAAAAGTCGCACGCGACATGAAGAACACGGCGTCATCCGTCTCGGTCATTTCCAGTGAAAAAATCAAAAAGGAAAAGACCGGCGACCCGACCGTATCGGAAGCGATCAAGGATATTCCGAACATCGTTTATACTGACAATGTCAGCGCCCCCATCATTCGCGGACAGGATACGCAGGGACCGAACACGGGTTCGATCGCCTTCTTCACCGGCACGGTGCCGCGTGCCACGATCAATGTCGACGGCCACTATCTCGGCTACAATGAATTCATCTATGGCGCCTCCTCCATCTGGGATGTCGACAGCATCGAGGTCTTCCGCGGTCCGCAGACGACCTCGCAGGGCGCCAATGCCATTGCCGGTGCGATCCTCGTCAATACAAAGGACCCGACCTTTACGCCTGAGGCATCCTATCAGGCTGAAATCGGCAACTATCACCAGAAGCGGGGTTCATTCGCGCTTTCCGGTCCTCTGATCGAAGATGAGCTGGCGGCGCGTATGGCCATCGACTACTCCGGCCGCGACACCTTCATCGATTACATCAGCTCGGCTTTTGCCCATGACGGCACGGACCAGAACTTCAAGGAGTTCAATGGGCGCTTCAAGCTTCTGTGGGAACCGGCTGAAATTCCCGGCCTTTCGACCAAGCTGACCTATTCCTACAACGCCTCGAACCGGCCAAGCCAGGAGGCTGCGTCGCGCCCCTTCGAGGATCTCAACCACATTACCACGACGATGCCGAGCTTCAGCCAGTATACCAATACCGGGATTCTGGACGTCAATTATGATTTCGAAAACGGCGTGAAACTGTTCAACCAGACGCAGTTTTCCTCTTCCATCGCCAAGCGCCGGGTTGGCATTGCCAATAACGGCGATGCGGATGTCGATCTCAAGAACACCTCCCACGAAACGCGCGTGACCTTCGGCGATCAGGAAGATGTGCTGAGCGGCGTTGCGGGTATTTATTACGCCCACTCACAGGCTGACGAAGTCCTTTATCTGCGCGGGACGTCCAAATTTGACGATACCAAAGACAATCTCGGTCTTTTCAGCGAGTTGAGCTATCGCCTGACCGACCAATGGACCCTGACCGGCGGCCTGCGCTACCAGCAGGACCAGATTCAGCGCAGCGGCTATCGCACATTGAGCGCGACCTCCAGAAGCTCAGTGAATTATGACGAAACCTTCTCGGAAATCCTGCCAAAGGCCTCGCTTGCCTATGCCATCAATGACGACTGGACGGTCGGTGGCCTGATCAGCCGCGGTTACAATCCCGGCGGTGTCGCATTCGACCTGACGACCAGCAAATGGCGGACCTTCGACAAGGAAACCATCTGGAACTACGAGCTGTTCACGCGTGCCAACCTGCTGGACGATACGCTGACGGTGAACGGCAACCTGTTCTACATGGACATGAACAATGCCCAGTTTAACGTGCCGGTCGTTGTTTCCACGGGCATCAGCGAATCCTACACCGTCAATGCCGAGGAAGCCCATGCCTACGGTCTGGAAATCGGCGTGGATTATCAGGTTCTCGACAATCTGACACTGAAGGCCAGCGCAGGTCTGCTGAAGACGAAAATCGACGAGATTTCCAGCAACGCCGCCTATGTCGGCAAGGAATTCGCCAAATCGCCGGGTTACAGCTTCACCATCGGCGCGAGCTGGGATGTGACGGACAAGTTCACCGTCTCGGGCCAGGTCCGTCATCTCGACGGTTATTATTCCGACACGGATAACAAGGCCGTTTATGCGATCGACCCCTATACGATCGCGGATGTGCGGGCGAGCTACAAGTTCCAGGAGGAGCTTGAGTTCTACGCCTACGTCAAGAACGTCTTCGACGAGCGCGCACCGACGCTCATGAAGGAAAACCGCGGCATTGGCGGCATCGAGGCCAGCATGACCGAACCGCGCATGTTCGGCATCGGCGTGCGCGGCACGTTCTGAGCCGTCACCTGAACTCGAAAAGAAAAAGGCCTTCGAAGCGATCTTCGGAGGTCTTTCTGTTTCAGGGGGATTACTCCCGATGATACGATTTGAGCTTAGCTCAGAGGGCAGGTTCACATTTGCCGGGGCGTCATGCACTCTCCCTCCGTCATTCCGGCCTTGAGCCGGAATCCAGCCAGCCCAAGTCCTTGGGCTGAAAGGAGTCTTCCCGCCGTGCAGACGCACGTCGGCTGGATTCCGGCTCAAGGCCGGAATGACGGTGGGGGAATCTTCGCGGGTGTACTATGCCGGTGCTGATCCCGCCTCCAGTCCACAAGCCTCAGAAAAACGCCTGAATGCCCGTCTGCGCCCGGCCGAGGATCAGCGCGTGGACGTCGTGCGTGCCCTCATAGGTATTGACCGTTTCGAGGTTCTGGGCGTGGCGCATGACGTGGTATTCGATCTGGATACCGTTGCCGCCATGCATGTCGCGGGCCTGGCGGGCGATGTCCAGCGCCTTGCCGCAATTGTTGCGCTTGATGATGGAGATCATTTCCGGCGCCATTCTGTGTTCGTCCATCAGACGGCCGACGCGCAGCGATGCCTGGAGGCCGAGGGCGATTTCGGTCTGCATGTCGGCGAGCTTCTTCTGGTAAAGCTGCATGCCGGCCAGCGGCTTGCCGAACTGCTTGCGGTCGAGACCATATTGCAGGGCGCGGAACCAGCAATCTTCCGCCGCACCGATGACCCCCCAGGAAATGCCGTAACGGGCGCGGTTGAGGCAGCCGAACGGGCCTTTCAGGCCGGAGACATTGGGCAGCAGTGCGTCTTCGCCCACTTCCACACCGTCCAGAACGATCTCGCCCGTAATGGAGGCGCGCAGCGAAAGCTTGCCGCCGATCTTGGGGCCGAAAGTCCCTTCATGCCCTTTTCCAGCACGAAGCCCTTGATCTGGTTGTCATGGGCTTCCGATTTCGCCCAGACGACGAAGACATCGGCGATCGGCGCATTGGAAATCCACATTTTCGAACCGCGCAGGCGATAGCCGCCAGCGATCTTTTCAGCGCGGGTCTTCATGCCGCCCGGATCGGAACCGGCATCCGGCTCGGTCAGGCCGAAACAGCCGATCAGTTCCCCCGAGACGAGGCCGGGCAGATATTTCTTCTTCTGCTCGTCGGAGCCATAGGCGAAGATCGGATGGATGACGAGCGATGACTGCACGCTCATCATCGAGCGGTAACCGCTGTCGATCCGTTCCACTTCGCGGGCGACGAGACCATAGGCCACGTAACTTGCATTGGCTGCGCCGTATTCTTCCGGCAGGGTGACGCCGAGAAGGCCGGTTCGGCCCATCAGGCGAAACAGTTCCGGCTCGGTGGTCTCGGAAAGATAGGCCTCGGAGACACGCGGCAATAGTTCCGATTTGCCGAAGGCGGCGGCGGCGTCGCGGATCATCCGCTCGTCGTCGGTCAGTTGGTCTTCGAGCAGAAAAGGGTCCTGCCAATTGAATGCTGCGTGTTCGCTCACGTGATGCCTCCGGATTTGCTGGCCGGATTATTGGTATTCGAGCCAGCCGGCACAAGCCATGTTTACTCATTTTTGCATTACATATAGTAATGGCTCATGACGTCTCTCAGCCGCAAACTTCTGCCCTCCACCAGTGCGCTCGCCGCCTTCGATTCCGTGGCCCGGCTCGGCAGCTTTTCCGCAGCCGCCGATGAGCTTGCCCTGACGCAGGGGCGATCAGCCGGCAGGTTATGTCACTGGAAGAACAGCTTGGCGTGCGCCTGTTCGAGCGCGGCGCACGCGGGGTGGCGCTGACGACCGAGGGCAGCGCCTATGCGAAATCGATTGCCGCAGCCCTTGGCGAGATACGCTCCGCGTCCCTCCAAATCATGACCAAAACGCATGGCAATACGCTGAACCTTGCCATGCTGCCGACATTCGGCACCCGCTGGCTTCTGCCGCGTATCCCGGATTTCGTGGCGAACCATCCCGAAATCACCATCAATTTCGCCACCCGTATCGGGCAATTCGATTTTGAGCGCGAGCAGCTGGATATGGCGATCCATATCGGTCAGGCGGACTGGCCGGGGCGGAAAGCACCTTTCTGATGCATGAAATGGTCGCCCCGGTGTGCAGTCCCGAGTTCCTGAAGGCGCATCCGATCGAAAAGGGCGAACATATTGCGGCGCTTCCGCTTCTGCACATGGCTTCGCGGCCGGGCGCATGGAGCCACTGGTTTGAAAGCCTCGGCCTGTCGCTTGCCCTGCCCCAGGGCATGCGTTTCGAGCAGTTTTCCAGCGTGGCGCAGGCCTGCATCGCCGGACTGGGCGTGGCGCTGATGCCGCTTTTCCTGATCGATAATGAGCTGAAATCGCGGCAGCTGGTGAAAGCCTTCGATCATCAGGCCAAAAGCCCCAGCTCCTATTATGCCGTGGCGCCGCTTTCGCGCGCCAACCACGTTCCGGTCGTGCTGTTTCGCGACTGGCTGGTGCGGCAGGTGGAGGCCTATCGTGCGGCCAGCAATCCACAGCTCTAAAAAATAATAGCACTTTTTTCGGGCGTTTAGACTTTATGCCTCGGTTTTCGCCCGGTTTTGCCCCGGTCCGGACTCGACAGGGCGGTTTTGCTCGACTATCGTGATTAAACGTTTAATCAGCCCTTTCGGACCATTATGGCGTCTTCACGGCCTGCCACCAATCTGAGCGCGATAGCAGCGGCACTCGGCGTGTCGGTTGCAACCGTGTCCAATGCGCTGTCGGGCAAGGGTCGGGTTTCGCCGGAGCTGGTGGAGCGCATCCGCAAGACCGCAACCGAGCTTGGTTATGTGCCGAGTTCGGCGGGCAGGGCGCTTCGCACCGGCAAAAGTGGCGTTCTGGGGCTGGTTCTGCCCGATATTGCCAATCCTCTTTTCCCGCAGATCGCACAGGCCATCGAAAAGGCGGCCGTCAATGCCGGTTACGGTGTGCTGATCGCCGACTCGCGCGGTGAGATCGCCATGCAGACGGACGCGATCAACCGGCTGATCGAGCGCGGCGTGGATGGCATGGTCATCGTGCCCGCCGCGGCACGCGCATCGCCGATGTCGATTGTCCGGTGGCCGTGATCGACAGTCCATCGACGCCCGGCAACACGGTTGCCGCCGACCATTGGGATGGTGGCCGGCAGGTCGGCGAATATCTGGCGGGGCTTGGCCACGACAGGGTGGTGCTGGTGGGCAAGAACCGCGATTCCAACGTGCAGAACGACCGCCTTGGCGGCATTCGCGATGGGCTCGGCAAGGCCTGCACCACGCAGACGCTATGGATAGATGCCATTGAAAAGGCTGATGGCGCGGGTTGCCGTCTTGGCCTTGCCGACCGGGTTGCGGATGGTTTTACCGCCTTTGCCTGCGTATCGGACCTGCATGCGCTGCGCGCGCTTACCGAATTGCAGCGCGAGGGTATCGAGGTGCCGGAAGAGGCCAGTGTAACAGGCTTCGACGATCTGATTTTTTCGGCCGTCGTGACGCCGCCGCTGACGACGATGCGCATGGATATGGGCCGCATCGCCGATCTGGCGGTCGAGGCGCTGCTGCGCGCAATCGATGGCGAGGCCGGTTTAGAAAACGGCATTGCCGCCGAGGTGAAGGCCGAAATATCGAACATACCGATGGCGCTGATCATGCGCGGCTCCACCGGCAGAAAAAAGCATGATGCGATTGAAGCCAAAAACACGACAGCAGGAGAACTCACACCATGAAAAAAATCATTCTTGCATCGGGCACCGCCCTGATGCTGACGATGGGTGCCGCGCAGGCGCAGGACAAGACGCTGACGATCTCTGTCTATGCCTTCGCGCAGGACGAATTCAAGGAACTGGTCTATACGCCGTTCGAAAAGCAATGCGGCTGCAAGCTGGTCGTCGAGACCGGCAACAGTGTCGAGCGTCTGGCCAAGATGGAGGCCAACAAGGCCAATCCGGTGGTCGATCTCGCCATCGTTTCCATGGCGGATGCGCTTTCCGCCACCCGCAAGGACCTGATCCAGAAGATCGACGCTTCCAAGGTCCCGAATATCGACAAGCTCTATGATATCGCCAAGGACCCGAATGGCGACGGCATGAGCGTCGGCGTCAATTTTTACGCCACCTCCATCGTCTATCGCACCGACAAGATGAAGGTCGATAGCTGGGCCGATCTCCTCAAGGACGGTATCGTCGACCACGTCGCCTTCCCGAATGTCACCACCAACCAGGGCCCGCCGGCGCTTTACATGCTCGGCAAGGCCATCGGCAAGGATACGCCTGATCTTTCCGGCGCGATCGAGGCCGTGGGCGAAAAGAAGGACGATATCGTCACTTTCTACGTCAAGTCCTCGCAGCTGGTGCAGTTGATGCAGCAGGAAGAAATCTGGGCTGCCCCGATCGGCCGCTTCTCCTGGGCGCCTTTCACCAAGCTTGACCTGCCGCTTGCCTGGGCAACGCCCAAGGAAGGCCAGACCGGCGGCATGAACGTGCTCGTGGTGCCGAAGGGCACGAAGAACGAAGATCTGGCGCTGCAGTTCATGGATTTCTGGCTCTCGACCGACGTTCAGAAGGCGCTGGCCGAAAAGCTGGTGGACAGCCCGACCAACAGGGAAGTCAAGGTTTCCGACGAGGTGGCGAACAACATCACCTATGGCGACGAAACCGCAAAAAGCCTGCAGCTCATCCCTTCCGACGTGACGCTGGATAACCGCGACAAGTGGCTGTCCGAGTGGAACTCCAAGGTCGGGCAATAAGCCGGGACAGTTTCAGTCAGGAACGGGGTGATTTTCAGCGTCCGCAAGGGCTCGCCCCGTTTCAGGAAAAGCGGTTTGGTCGTCCCCTGACCGCTTTTCCAACCTTTTCAGACCGCAAGCCGGCACGCCGGCTTCAACCGTAACCGGCCGCGTGGCCGTTCAGGGAATAAACCCATGTTTCAGAACCGGGCCGAAGCGCTGGCGCTTGCCTTGCCCGCCGCTATTTTTGCGGCGGCGGTCTTTCTTGTGCCGGTCTTCATGCTTCTGTCGGAGGGCTTCCACAGCGCCGAAGGCTGGACATTGTCCGCTTACGCCGATTTCTTTTCCGATCCGCTGAACCAGACGGTTTTCCTGCGCACCCTGAAGCTTGGCGCGCTTGTCACCATCGTCTCGGCGGTGGTGGGTTATGCGGCGGCTTTCGCCATCGTCAATCTTTCGCCGGGGCAAAAGGCCATGTGGTCAATCTGGTCGTGCTGCCGCTGATGATTTCGCCGGTTGCCCGCACCTACGCCTGGATCGTCATTCTGGGCAGAACCGGTATCGTCAACCAGGCGCTGCAGGCGGTCGGGCTGAGTGACGCGCCTATACGCATCCTGTTTTCCGAAACGGCCGTCTTCATCGGTCTCCTGCAATTGTTTCTGCCGTTGATGATCATCTCCCTCATCAGTGCGCTGGAGAATATGCCGAAGGACACCATCGCCGCCGCGCGCGTTCTCGGCGCAAACTGGTTGCAGGTGTTCTGGAAGGTCATCCTGCCGCTCACCAAGGAAGGGCTGGTCGTCGGCGGCACGCTGGTCTTTACCGGTTCGCTCACGGCCTATATCACGCCCGCCATTCTCGGCGGCTCCAAGGTGCTGATGCTGGAAACCCTGCTTTACCAGCAGGTGACGGTTTCCAACAATTTCGTCGCCGCCAGCGTCATCGCCTTCATCCTGATCGTCATGAGCTTTGCCGCCAATATCCTGCTGAAGCGCATCGCCACCGCGAGGAACAAGAAATGACCCGGCAGCTCTTCATTCCGCTCACGCTCCTTCTTGTCGTCGGTTTCCTCATCGGGCCGTTCCTCATCATCGTCGCGGCCTCGTTTTCGGCCGGCGATACGCTTGCCTTCCCGCCGCAGGGCTTTTCGCTGAAATGGATCGCCAAGGTCTTTACGGTTGAGAGCTTCCGGGAAAGCTTTGCAATGTCGATGTTCCTCGCCATTGGCGGCACCTTTGCAGCGCTCAT encodes the following:
- a CDS encoding IclR family transcriptional regulator, which encodes MDDELGNLPENEGEKRSALIQSVSIAARFLDLLAKSDRALALGELAKRAGTGRSTAHRYLQSLVREGLVAQDPATGSYDLGPTALAIGISALRRINPVETAGRQMKALASQIGASCGVAIWTDRGPTVVQWHRSASFSISTVALGDVLPLDNSACGLVFQAYLPADRIAAVRKLQPAAFRGSRPDAKVLHAIRETGGAELNEHLFSALTGKAAPVYDAQGEICCIVTTVSFLATAETEGHFPQLLEAARKATAESGGS
- a CDS encoding FecCD family ABC transporter permease, with the protein product MISKITLIFAAVLLLAVILVINLLLMAGDLPLAEIATTLLRGEAETYEQSVLLYQQIPRSLIAIYVGATTAVSGCVLQGLARNPLASPSTLGLNAGAALFVVAGTLVFDLSPEVQGLAALAGAGFGFGACFLVARLAGRANDPRGLSLILSGALVSMLLIGITNALLLSNPTRRAEFLSWVGGNINHVYAGRLSDFWWIGAIALVMLWSVARPLTLVLLGAEKAASAGVNVTRVSRIALFATMLASGSAVAICGPIGFVGLIVPHMVRPLVGVNFTLALPASALVGASLCVLADLGAQTLFRPYVVNTGLFMDLLGGLVFIVIVKRFYLSPSARGLS
- a CDS encoding ABC transporter substrate-binding protein; translation: MKKIILASGTALMLTMGAAQAQDKTLTISVYAFAQDEFKELVYTPFEKQCGCKLVVETGNSVERLAKMEANKANPVVDLAIVSMADALSATRKDLIQKIDASKVPNIDKLYDIAKDPNGDGMSVGVNFYATSIVYRTDKMKVDSWADLLKDGIVDHVAFPNVTTNQGPPALYMLGKAIGKDTPDLSGAIEAVGEKKDDIVTFYVKSSQLVQLMQQEEIWAAPIGRFSWAPFTKLDLPLAWATPKEGQTGGMNVLVVPKGTKNEDLALQFMDFWLSTDVQKALAEKLVDSPTNREVKVSDEVANNITYGDETAKSLQLIPSDVTLDNRDKWLSEWNSKVGQ
- a CDS encoding NtaA/DmoA family FMN-dependent monooxygenase (This protein belongs to a clade of FMN-dependent monooxygenases, within a broader family of flavin-dependent oxidoreductases, the luciferase-like monooxygenase (LMM) family, some of whose members use coenzyme F420 rather than FMN.) — translated: MSVARKLHIGMSLAPTWLSGEAWRRQDSGIDGVFSSDYFVDLAKRAEAAHVDFVFRPDTLFLRTEGLESGGGFASMDPTMLLAAIARETSHVGLLSTVSTTFLPPYVVARQLQSLNWLSSGRAGWNIVTALDGHENFGLTEMPSPQERYERAAEFTQVVQQLWASFPNEALKLDKESGRFADSSLVQPVAHAGRHFSVKGPLNLPAHASRIPLVQAGASPEGRDFAASVADAVFASTPDMQAAIELRADLRQRAERHGRSPDVVKLMPGLSLYLADTKNEAQELFAETHARANRARIFASIHNLTGLDLSDWPLTRIVTASDLPPPPETPRSRTHASLLLRLIERETLSVAELLRRPEVMGSGHWQIIGTVDDAFENIREWAKAGAIDGFVAVPGGSVSSMRLVLERLLPRLGDAGLFRTAYSGRTFAEHLAG
- a CDS encoding ABC transporter ATP-binding protein, producing MNNRSCNPVLDATDLHASYGHVPVLQGLSARFQSGRVTALVGPNGCGKSTLLKTIMGFVPFSSGKISLDDRLIGEIGRRELARRIAYLPQECHCPDYMTLGELIELAGYARYGLGGGPSERDRALFAEALKTVGLEDKAKAQVNTLSGGQRQRAFIAMVLAQDTEVILMDEPVNHLDMKYQYAVLNLVRELTDRHGKTVIVVLHDLNLASTFADDLIMLKAGRVLASGPVANTVTSANVADVFDLEADIFSRQGRLICVPRLERQEQAIPA
- a CDS encoding TonB-dependent receptor; translated protein: MGFRSSGRLMSGVSVLTLAALFVTPVFGQDQQAEASGTTVLKPIVVTGEKVARDMKNTASSVSVISSEKIKKEKTGDPTVSEAIKDIPNIVYTDNVSAPIIRGQDTQGPNTGSIAFFTGTVPRATINVDGHYLGYNEFIYGASSIWDVDSIEVFRGPQTTSQGANAIAGAILVNTKDPTFTPEASYQAEIGNYHQKRGSFALSGPLIEDELAARMAIDYSGRDTFIDYISSAFAHDGTDQNFKEFNGRFKLLWEPAEIPGLSTKLTYSYNASNRPSQEAASRPFEDLNHITTTMPSFSQYTNTGILDVNYDFENGVKLFNQTQFSSSIAKRRVGIANNGDADVDLKNTSHETRVTFGDQEDVLSGVAGIYYAHSQADEVLYLRGTSKFDDTKDNLGLFSELSYRLTDQWTLTGGLRYQQDQIQRSGYRTLSATSRSSVNYDETFSEILPKASLAYAINDDWTVGGLISRGYNPGGVAFDLTTSKWRTFDKETIWNYELFTRANLLDDTLTVNGNLFYMDMNNAQFNVPVVVSTGISESYTVNAEEAHAYGLEIGVDYQVLDNLTLKASAGLLKTKIDEISSNAAYVGKEFAKSPGYSFTIGASWDVTDKFTVSGQVRHLDGYYSDTDNKAVYAIDPYTIADVRASYKFQEELEFYAYVKNVFDERAPTLMKENRGIGGIEASMTEPRMFGIGVRGTF